The following are from one region of the Georgenia sp. M64 genome:
- a CDS encoding NADH-quinone oxidoreductase subunit B family protein, which produces MGIEEKAPAGFMLGSVEKIVGLARKSSMWPVTMGLACCAIEMMATGTPRFDISRFGMEVFRASPRHADLMIVSGRVSQKMAPIVRNVYDQMPEPKWVISMGVCASSGGMFNNYAIVQGVDHIVPVDIYLPGCPPRPEMLLNAILALHEQVRNSPLGVNRVEAARKAEEAALAASPTHRMKGLLA; this is translated from the coding sequence ATGGGTATCGAGGAGAAGGCACCGGCGGGCTTCATGCTCGGCTCGGTGGAGAAGATCGTCGGCCTCGCGCGCAAGAGCTCCATGTGGCCCGTGACGATGGGCCTGGCGTGCTGCGCGATCGAGATGATGGCCACCGGCACGCCCCGCTTCGACATCTCCCGCTTCGGCATGGAGGTCTTCCGCGCCTCCCCGCGCCACGCGGACCTCATGATCGTCTCCGGCCGCGTCAGCCAGAAGATGGCCCCGATCGTGCGCAACGTCTACGACCAGATGCCCGAGCCCAAGTGGGTCATCTCCATGGGGGTCTGCGCCTCCTCGGGCGGGATGTTCAACAACTACGCGATCGTCCAGGGCGTCGACCACATCGTCCCGGTCGACATCTACCTCCCCGGCTGCCCGCCCCGGCCCGAGATGCTGCTCAACGCCATCCTCGCGCTGCACGAGCAGGTCCGGAACTCCCCGCTCGGCGTCAACCGCGTGGAGGCGGCCCGCAAGGCCGAGGAGGCCGCCCTGGCCGCCTCCCCGACCCACCGGATGAAGGGACTGCTGGCGTGA
- a CDS encoding NADH-quinone oxidoreductase subunit C, with protein MPAGPLGGRTQLEVVATRHGMFGAGEMGDTSGFGGLVTTVALPPASERPYGGWFDEAVDVLVELLAEQGLDPDAVIERVVVDRGELTLFIAREHLVTVCRNLRDDQDLRFELCLGVSGVNYPGDVGRELHAVYHLMSVTHRHNLRLEVAAPDADPHVPSVIDVYPGNDWHERETWDLMGIVFDGHPALARTALPDDWVGHPQRKDYPLGGIPVEYKGAVVPPPDTRRSYS; from the coding sequence ATCCCGGCCGGCCCGCTCGGCGGGCGCACCCAGCTCGAGGTCGTCGCCACCCGGCACGGCATGTTCGGCGCGGGGGAGATGGGGGACACCTCCGGCTTCGGCGGGCTCGTCACCACCGTCGCCCTGCCGCCCGCGTCCGAGCGGCCCTACGGCGGCTGGTTCGACGAGGCCGTCGATGTCCTCGTCGAGCTCCTCGCCGAGCAGGGTCTCGACCCCGACGCCGTCATCGAGCGGGTCGTCGTCGACCGCGGCGAGCTCACCCTCTTCATCGCCCGCGAGCACCTCGTCACGGTCTGCCGCAACCTCCGCGACGACCAGGACCTGCGCTTCGAGCTGTGCCTGGGCGTCTCGGGCGTGAACTACCCCGGCGACGTCGGCCGCGAGCTCCACGCCGTCTACCACCTCATGTCGGTGACCCACCGCCACAACCTCCGGCTCGAGGTCGCGGCCCCCGACGCCGACCCGCACGTCCCCTCCGTCATCGACGTCTACCCCGGCAACGACTGGCACGAGCGCGAGACGTGGGACCTCATGGGCATCGTCTTCGACGGGCACCCCGCCCTCGCCCGCACCGCCCTGCCCGACGACTGGGTAGGCCACCCGCAGCGCAAGGACTACCCGCTCGGCGGCATCCCCGTCGAGTACAAGGGTGCCGTCGTCCCGCCGCCCGACACCCGGAGGTCGTACAGCTGA
- a CDS encoding NADH-quinone oxidoreductase subunit A has product MTNPYVPLLIMMAVAAAMALGGLGASAVIGPKRYNRAKVANYECGVDPTPRAPSAGRFPVKYYLVAMTFIIFDIEVVFLYPWAVAFNELATFGLVAMLGFIFLITVPYVYEWRRGGLEWD; this is encoded by the coding sequence ATGACGAACCCGTACGTCCCGCTGCTCATCATGATGGCGGTGGCGGCAGCGATGGCTCTCGGGGGCCTCGGCGCGAGCGCGGTCATCGGGCCCAAGCGGTACAACCGGGCCAAGGTGGCCAACTACGAGTGCGGCGTGGACCCCACGCCCCGGGCGCCCAGCGCCGGCCGCTTCCCGGTGAAGTACTACCTGGTCGCCATGACCTTCATCATCTTCGACATCGAGGTGGTCTTCCTCTACCCGTGGGCGGTGGCGTTCAACGAGCTCGCCACCTTCGGGCTGGTGGCCATGCTCGGCTTCATCTTCCTGATCACGGTGCCGTACGTGTACGAGTGGCGCCGCGGCGGGCTCGAGTGGGACTGA